A single region of the Coregonus clupeaformis isolate EN_2021a chromosome 16, ASM2061545v1, whole genome shotgun sequence genome encodes:
- the LOC121584567 gene encoding myogenesis-regulating glycosidase — translation MYQIVPGGPGDHSTAPVGPGSPLKRKLGLDRRPLVVAGMLGCMLVLAAVVSWCYYSVSLRKAHLLKAELLDLQGDGFTIRNQAGAVIFTMAFRSGTLDLNSCSKDGDTLSCSQSDSGKINFFIQTVAQKSVVMCYRVRWEELEHENSVEHAMAMTNGSHWYGGAEGLVRRGWPISIQGREEPRPFITSDVYSSRNGFGGIIERYWLSSNATAIKINDSVPFHLGWDEQDRTLRFQARYQESPYRPAPGQRPLPELSYRVCVGADVTSIHKYMVRRYFNKPNKVPSAEVFRHPVWSTWAIHKNSVDQDKLLRYASDITAHGFSCSHLELDDRYTTSYGEFDFDPQKFPNATGMFKKLREDGFLVSLWTHPFVNYDSVNFGIGVERGLFVRAPDGELPALVRWWNGIGGILDFTNPEAREWYSSHLRSLKTLYDVVSFKFDAGETSYLPLQFSTLNPLQDPSTFTRRYTEMAAPFKERAELRVGYQSQNISCFFRIIDRDSVWGYELGLKSIIPTVLTISILGYQFVLPDIIGGNTYPNRTSGSVGDPGLPDRELYIRWLEMSAFMPAMQFSIPPWAYDSEVVAIALKFTALHESLVAPRVLELAGEVLNTGDPIIRPLWWIANDDEAAYKIDSQFLIGDDLMVAPVLEPGKQERDIYLPAGRWRSYKGEHFDKGPMHLTDYPVDLDEIAYFTWVD, via the exons ATGTACCAGATAGTGCCGGGTGGTCCAGGGGATCACAGTACAGCTCCTGTGGGCCCTGGGTCCCCTCTGAAGAGGAAGCTGGGACTTGATCGTCGCCCTCTGGTGGTGGCTGGTATGTTAGGCTGTATGCTAGTGCTAGCAGCAGTGGTTTCCTGGTGTTACTACTCTGTATCGCTCCGGAAAGCCCACCTGCTGAAGGCTGAACTGCTAGACCTCCAAGGGGATGGATTCACCATTCGCAACCAGGCTGGGGCGGTCATATTCACTATGGCCTTCAG gTCTGGGACCTTGGACCTGAACTCTTGTTCTAAGGATGGCGACACCCTGAGCTGCAGCCAATCAGATTCAGGCAAGATCAACTTCTTCATCCAGACGGTTGCCCAGAAGTCCGTAGTTATGTGCTACCGCGTGCGCTGGGAGGAGCTAGAACACGAAAATTCCGTGGAACATGCCATGGCCATGACCAACGGCTCGCATTGGTACGGAGGGGCGGAGGGGCTGGTACGAAGGGGCtggccaatcagcatccagggccGGGAAGAGCCACGCCCCTTCATTACCAGCGACGTCTACTCCAGTCGGAACGGTTTCGGGGGGATCATCGAACGCTATTGGCTGTCTTCGAACGCTACGGCGATTAAGATTAATGACTCTGTACCGTTCCACCTGGGCTGGGATGAGCAGGACCGGACGCTGAGGTTCCAGGCTCGTTACCAGGAATCTCCCTACAGGCCAGCCCCGGGACAGCGCCCCCTACCGGAACTCAGCTACAGAGTGTGTGTGGGCGCTGATGTCACCTCTATACACAAGTACATG GTGCGTCGCTACTTCAACAAGCCCAACAAGGTGCCATCAGCAGAGGTGTTCAGGCATCCCGTGTGGTCCACTTGGGCAATCCATAAGAACTCCGTGGACCAGGACAAATTGCTCCGCTACGCCAGCGACATCACCGCCCACGGCTTTTCTTGCTCACACTTGGAGCTTGATGACCGCTACACGACCAGCTACGGAGAGTTCGACTTCGACCCACAGAAATTCCCCAACGCCACCGGCATGTTCAAGAAGCTACGAGAGGATGGCTTCCTGGTTTCGTTGTGGACGCACCCGTTTGTCAACTACGACTCTGTGAACTTTGGCATCGGGGTGGAGAGAGGGCTGTTCGTACGCGCGCCGGACGGTGAACTCCCCGCGTTAGTGCGATGGTGGAACGGGATTGGCGGGATCCTGGATTTCACCAACCCCGAAGCCCGCGAGTGGTACTCCTCCCACCTCCGCTCTCTCAAAACCCTCTACGACGTGGTCTCCTTTAAGTTTGATGCCGGGGAGACCAGCTATCTCCCTCTGCAGTTCAGTACTCTGAATCCGCTCCAGGACCCGTCGACGTTCACACGGCGCTACACAGAGATGGCGGCCCCCTTTAAAGAGCGTGCAGAGTTGAGGGTGGGCTACCAGAGTCAGAACATCTCCTGTTTCTTCCGGATCATCGACAGGGACTCTGTGTGGGGTTATGAGCTGGGACTCAAGTCGATCATACCGACAGTACTTACCATCAGTATCCTGGGCTACCAGTTCGTCCTACCTGATATAATCGGAGGGAACACCTATCCTAACCGCACCTCCG GGAGTGTTGGGGACCCAGGTCTACCAGACAGAGAGCTGTACATCCGCTGGCTCGAGATGTCTGCCTTCATGCCTGCCATGCAGTTCTCTATACCACCCTGGGCTTACGACAGTGAG gTGGTGGCGATAGCCCTCAAGTTCACGGCACTCCACGAGTCCCTGGTGGCCCCCAGAGTTTTAGAACTGGCGGGGGAGGTCCTCAACACGGGAGACCCAATCATACGGCCCCTTTGGTGGATCGCCAATGACGACGAGGCGGCATATAAGATCGACTCCCAGTTCCTGATCGGGGATGACCTGATGGTGGCTCCAGTACTAGAGCCTGGGAAGCAGGAGAGAGATATCTACCTGCCCGCTGGGCGCTGGAGGAGCTACAAGGGAGAACACTTTGATAAAGGACCCATGCATCTGACTGATTATCCTGTGGATCTGGATGAGATCGCTTACTTTACATGGGTGGATTAG